TCCCGAGCGCCGAGAGGATCGCGCTCGAATCCACCTCGGCTCCATCCGTCCGACTCTGAGACATCGTTCACTCTCTACTGAATTATCGAGATTGAATCTTGTGGTTATCTGACCGGTCCAGTTATATACCAGTCCGAAAAGCAACTGATTGCGCCTCGACGAGGGATCTCGAGAGCCGACTAGGGACCGGCGCCTCGATACTCGTTTCAATCCGGGCCCCGAACGATTACGTATGAACGTCGCGGTCGTCACGGTCGGGGACGAACTGCTCGCCGGGCAGACGACGAACACGAACGCCGCCTGGCTCGGCGAACGACTCGACGAGCGCGGCGTCTCGGTCGAACGGGTCACCACGGTCCCGGACCGAATCGGCGAGATCGCCCGCGTCATCGACGAGTATCGCGCCGAGTACGACGCGGTCATCGTCACCGGCGGTCTCGGGCCGACCCACGACGACGTCACCATGGAGGGCGTCGCCGCCGCCCTCGGGCGCGACCTCGAGGAACACGCCGAGGCGCTCGCCTGGCTCGAGGAATCGGGCTACTCGCGGGACGATCTGACCGCGGGGACGGCGGACCTGCCGGCCGGCGCTCGAGCCGTACACAACGACGAGGGGGTCGCCCCGGGCGCGGTCGTCGAGGACATCTACGTCCTCCCCGGCGTACCGGCGGAGATGAAGCGGATGTTCGAGTCGATCGAATCCGAGTTCGCCGGCGCGCCGACCTACCGCGAGGAGGTCGTCGCCGACGAACCCGAGAGCGCGCTGCTCGACCGGATCGCCGGCGTTCGCGATCGGT
This portion of the Haloterrigena gelatinilytica genome encodes:
- a CDS encoding competence/damage-inducible protein A, with the protein product MNVAVVTVGDELLAGQTTNTNAAWLGERLDERGVSVERVTTVPDRIGEIARVIDEYRAEYDAVIVTGGLGPTHDDVTMEGVAAALGRDLEEHAEALAWLEESGYSRDDLTAGTADLPAGARAVHNDEGVAPGAVVEDIYVLPGVPAEMKRMFESIESEFAGAPTYREEVVADEPESALLDRIAGVRDRFDVSVGSYPGNSVRLVVQGADEETVAEAAAWLRERVELAE